A region of Streptomyces sp. NBC_00654 DNA encodes the following proteins:
- a CDS encoding GPW/gp25 family protein, translating into MGQQFIGAGWAFPPRTDATGSIALVRGEHELEESIRLILATSPGERPMRPEFGCAVNDYVFAPADAGTAGQLAYEVRLALERWEPRIEVAEVVVRFDEADEGVLYIDIGYTVRGANDPRNLVFPFYVIPQHAQDATNDEETGA; encoded by the coding sequence ATGGGACAGCAGTTCATCGGCGCGGGCTGGGCGTTTCCGCCGCGTACGGACGCCACCGGGTCGATCGCGCTCGTGCGCGGTGAGCACGAGCTGGAGGAGTCGATCCGGCTGATCCTGGCGACCTCGCCGGGGGAACGGCCGATGCGGCCGGAGTTCGGCTGCGCCGTCAACGACTACGTGTTCGCGCCCGCCGACGCGGGGACGGCGGGGCAGCTCGCGTACGAGGTGCGTCTCGCGCTGGAGCGCTGGGAGCCCCGGATCGAGGTGGCCGAGGTCGTCGTCCGGTTCGACGAGGCGGACGAGGGGGTGCTCTACATCGACATCGGGTACACCGTGCGCGGTGCCAACGACCCCCGGAATCTGGTCTTCCCGTTCTATGTGATTCCGCAGCACGCCCAGGACGCGACCAACGACGAGGAGACCGGCGCGTGA
- a CDS encoding PAAR domain-containing protein has translation MSAAAAAAARVGDPTGHPGTVGPPGVPSVLIGGQPAATVGTPHQCASPAAHPPSAIAPPGSSTVLIGGQPAARVGDLAGCGAPVVSGCASVLIGG, from the coding sequence ATGTCGGCAGCAGCAGCCGCAGCCGCCCGGGTCGGCGACCCCACCGGGCACCCCGGCACGGTCGGGCCGCCCGGTGTGCCGTCCGTGCTCATCGGCGGGCAGCCCGCCGCCACGGTCGGGACCCCGCACCAGTGCGCGTCCCCCGCCGCCCATCCGCCGTCCGCCATCGCGCCGCCCGGTAGCTCCACCGTGCTGATCGGCGGGCAGCCCGCCGCCCGGGTCGGGGACCTGGCGGGCTGCGGGGCGCCGGTCGTGTCCGGGTGCGCGTCGGTGCTGATCGGGGGCTGA
- a CDS encoding putative baseplate assembly protein codes for MTLPSPYLDDRRFQGLVDEAKRLVQQRCPEWTDHNVSDPGVTLIEAFATMVDQLVYRVNRVPEKSYLTFLDLIGVRLHPPTAAHTDVTFRLSAPQPDPVVVRAGTEVATVRTETEEAVVFTTSETLTIVPCAFAHLATWPSPGEAVDRTEELALGRDVACFGATPAPGDCLYVGLSAAVPAGVLVLRLDCKVEGVGVDPLRPPLLWEAWDGTAWTVCDVEKDDTGGFNRSGELILHLPRTHVPAAVVRRTGGWLRCRLIEAEPGQPTYMAPPVVRRITAFTIGATVAAEHAETVADEVLGAAEGVPGQVFTLARPPVVPGEFVVEVSGPAGGDGVTRWTRVDDFAHSGPEDRHVTLDPNSGRVEFGPAVRERDGGIRYYGDVPDKGAVVRVRSYRTGGGLRGNVARSTLRVLRSAIPYVARVENRRPALGGVDGESVESARVRGPMTLRTLHRAVVPHDYELLAREIAPDAARVHCIRAGEDGEGAGGAATGGGVGGEGTGGAAPGNGGATEGNPGADAGGVRLLVVPAGRSDEQGRIEFDELIPPAHTLGLIAQHLDARRPVGARLVVEPPFYQGVTVVATVQAERGAVVERVRETALAALYGYFNPLTGGPNGQGWPFGRPIQSGEAFAVLQRVPGVDLVEDVRLYRADPVTGERTDATTRIPLDRHALVFSYEHALRVREG; via the coding sequence GTGACGCTGCCCAGTCCGTATCTGGACGACCGCCGCTTCCAGGGCCTGGTGGACGAGGCCAAGCGCCTGGTGCAGCAGCGCTGCCCGGAGTGGACCGATCACAATGTGTCCGACCCCGGGGTGACGCTCATCGAGGCGTTCGCGACCATGGTCGACCAGCTCGTCTACCGGGTGAACCGGGTGCCGGAGAAGAGCTATCTGACCTTCCTCGACCTGATCGGGGTGCGGCTCCACCCGCCCACGGCCGCGCACACCGACGTGACGTTCCGGCTGTCCGCGCCGCAGCCCGACCCGGTGGTGGTGCGGGCCGGCACGGAGGTCGCCACGGTCCGTACGGAGACGGAGGAGGCGGTCGTCTTCACCACCTCCGAGACCCTGACCATCGTGCCCTGCGCCTTCGCCCATCTCGCCACCTGGCCCTCGCCCGGGGAGGCCGTGGACCGTACGGAGGAGCTGGCGCTCGGGCGGGACGTGGCGTGCTTCGGGGCCACTCCGGCGCCGGGGGACTGTCTGTACGTGGGCCTGTCGGCGGCCGTTCCGGCGGGCGTGCTCGTCCTGCGGCTGGACTGCAAGGTCGAGGGCGTCGGCGTCGACCCGTTGCGGCCGCCGCTGCTCTGGGAGGCGTGGGACGGCACCGCCTGGACGGTCTGCGACGTCGAGAAGGACGACACGGGCGGCTTCAACCGTTCCGGTGAGCTGATCCTGCATCTGCCGAGGACGCATGTCCCGGCCGCCGTGGTGCGGCGTACCGGTGGCTGGCTGCGCTGCCGTCTGATCGAGGCGGAGCCGGGCCAGCCGACGTACATGGCACCGCCCGTGGTCCGCCGGATCACCGCGTTCACGATCGGCGCGACCGTTGCCGCCGAGCACGCGGAGACCGTCGCCGATGAGGTGCTGGGGGCGGCGGAGGGGGTGCCGGGCCAGGTGTTCACGCTGGCGCGCCCGCCCGTGGTGCCCGGCGAGTTCGTCGTCGAGGTGTCCGGTCCGGCGGGCGGTGACGGGGTCACCCGGTGGACCCGGGTCGACGACTTCGCGCACTCCGGTCCCGAGGACCGTCACGTCACGCTGGACCCGAACTCCGGGCGGGTCGAGTTCGGCCCCGCCGTACGGGAACGGGACGGCGGCATCCGCTACTACGGCGACGTCCCGGACAAGGGCGCGGTCGTCCGGGTGCGCTCCTACCGCACGGGGGGCGGGCTGCGCGGCAACGTCGCCCGGTCCACCCTGCGGGTCCTGCGCAGCGCGATCCCGTACGTGGCCCGGGTGGAGAACCGCCGTCCGGCGCTCGGCGGGGTCGACGGCGAGAGTGTCGAGAGCGCCCGGGTGCGGGGGCCGATGACCCTGCGGACCCTGCACCGGGCCGTCGTGCCGCACGACTACGAGCTGCTGGCCCGTGAGATCGCCCCGGACGCGGCACGGGTGCACTGCATCCGGGCCGGGGAGGACGGCGAAGGGGCAGGCGGTGCCGCGACCGGCGGCGGAGTGGGCGGCGAGGGTACGGGCGGGGCGGCGCCGGGGAACGGCGGCGCGACGGAGGGGAACCCGGGCGCCGACGCGGGCGGGGTGCGGCTGCTCGTCGTACCGGCCGGGCGCAGCGACGAACAGGGCCGGATCGAGTTCGACGAGCTCATCCCGCCCGCCCACACGCTGGGCCTCATCGCGCAGCATCTGGACGCCCGCCGTCCGGTCGGTGCCCGGCTGGTCGTCGAGCCGCCGTTCTACCAGGGCGTGACCGTCGTGGCCACGGTGCAGGCCGAGCGCGGGGCGGTCGTCGAGCGGGTCCGGGAGACGGCGCTCGCCGCGCTGTACGGGTACTTCAACCCGCTGACCGGGGGGCCGAACGGGCAGGGCTGGCCGTTCGGCCGGCCGATCCAGTCGGGCGAGGCGTTCGCCGTGCTCCAGCGGGTGCCGGGGGTGGACCTGGTGGAGGACGTA